TGATCGCCGCCGCCCTCTCGCGATCGGCGTGCATGGCCGAAACGAGTTCCCGGATGGAGTCGAACCGCACCTGCGGGCGAATGTAGTCGAGCAGCTCGACGATGATCCACTCTCCGTAGATCGATTCTGCGAAATCGATGATATGGGCCTCGAACAGCCGAACGGCATCCGATTCGAAGAAGGTGGGCCTGCGCCCCACCGAGACGACGGCCGAATGAGTCCGCCCGTCGCGGAAGGCCGCTCGAGCGGCCCACACACCGTCGGGCACTGTTTCGTCGTACATATGGATGTTCGCGGTCGGAAACCCCAGAGTTCGGCCGATCTCATCTCCATGGACGATCTCACCTTCGATTGTGTACATTGCTGACCCCTTCACGCTCGCGGGCAACCGACTCCTCGGTTGCCACCGAGATGGTTTCACCGTCGTCCGTTGATCATCTGTGCGACTCCGGCGCCGGCGACGA
The Brevibacterium marinum genome window above contains:
- a CDS encoding riboflavin kinase, producing the protein MYTIEGEIVHGDEIGRTLGFPTANIHMYDETVPDGVWAARAAFRDGRTHSAVVSVGRRPTFFESDAVRLFEAHIIDFAESIYGEWIIVELLDYIRPQVRFDSIRELVSAMHADRERAAAITPPTSECERSTGGDARGPATRAPRWALRRVRTASADIHATNEGDAASGPAGLQAQVRSLSRQLGMSRGLVRRCLRELNDAKVPTS